A stretch of Stenotrophomonas indicatrix DNA encodes these proteins:
- a CDS encoding GNAT family N-acetyltransferase produces the protein MPTARFLDSLQSVPATAWDALHDGRNPFVSHAFLSGLETYGCLREDWGWQPRHFTLWDGDALVGAIPGYLKTNSHGEFVFDHAWANAYARHGRDYYPKWLGAVPYSPVTGPRLLARDDAQRTALLTALREQLPALDVSSAHINFHTAADETVFDDDWLLREDIQFQWQNPGDWVTFEAFLGAMDHKHRKNIRQERAKVGRQGISFRVVHGDEATRADLQAMYRFYLQTFLEYGNAPALTEAFLRHLAVSLGRGLVLFLAEQDGEPIAGALCLRGGDTLYGRYWGGATLPGLHFEACYYQGIEYCLREGVARFEPGAQGEHKLARGFLPTIVRSRHWVADAEFAEALRDWCRQERRDVRRYQQELQGHGPFRAEP, from the coding sequence ATGCCCACCGCCCGCTTCCTCGACTCCCTGCAGTCCGTTCCCGCCACCGCCTGGGATGCCCTGCACGATGGCCGCAATCCATTCGTCAGCCACGCCTTCCTGTCCGGCCTGGAAACCTACGGCTGCCTGCGCGAGGACTGGGGCTGGCAGCCGCGGCACTTCACCCTCTGGGACGGTGATGCCCTGGTCGGCGCCATTCCCGGCTACCTGAAGACCAATTCCCACGGTGAGTTCGTGTTCGACCACGCCTGGGCCAATGCCTATGCGCGGCACGGGCGCGACTACTACCCGAAGTGGCTCGGCGCGGTGCCGTACTCGCCGGTGACCGGCCCGCGCCTGCTGGCCCGCGACGATGCGCAGCGCACCGCCCTGCTGACGGCACTGCGCGAACAGTTGCCCGCGCTGGATGTGTCATCAGCACACATCAACTTCCACACAGCGGCTGACGAAACAGTCTTCGATGACGACTGGCTGCTGCGCGAGGACATCCAGTTCCAGTGGCAGAACCCGGGTGACTGGGTGACGTTCGAAGCGTTCCTGGGCGCGATGGACCACAAACACCGCAAGAACATCCGCCAGGAGCGCGCCAAGGTCGGCCGCCAGGGCATCAGCTTCCGGGTGGTGCATGGCGATGAGGCCACCCGCGCCGATCTGCAGGCGATGTACCGCTTCTACCTCCAGACGTTCCTGGAATACGGCAACGCGCCAGCGCTGACCGAAGCGTTCCTGCGCCATCTGGCGGTTTCACTGGGGCGCGGGCTGGTGCTGTTCCTGGCCGAACAGGACGGCGAACCGATTGCCGGCGCGTTGTGCCTGCGCGGTGGCGACACGCTGTACGGCCGCTACTGGGGCGGTGCCACCCTGCCCGGCCTGCACTTCGAGGCCTGCTACTACCAGGGCATCGAGTACTGCCTGCGCGAGGGCGTGGCCCGCTTCGAGCCGGGTGCGCAGGGCGAGCACAAGCTGGCACGCGGCTTCCTGCCCACCATCGTGCGCAGCCGGCACTGGGTGGCCGATGCGGAGTTTGCCGAGGCACTGCGCGACTGGTGCCGACAGGAGCGACGCGATGTGCGGCGCTACCAGCAGGAGCTGCAGGGTCATGGCCCGTTCCGCGCGGAACCGTAG
- the aat gene encoding leucyl/phenylalanyl-tRNA--protein transferase: protein MTRQLPWRLADAPDAPFPPAETALRQPDGLLAVGGDLHPLRLLNAYAGGIFPWFSEGEPILWWSPDPRMVFRTDGVHLSSRFRRQLRGNCWEVTADTAFSQVMRACASAPRPGQDGTWISPAMVDAYSQLHDLGFAHSFEVWDRQTLVGGIYGVAIGTMFFGESMFSGESGGSKVALAALARTLHGWGWPLIDAQVENPHLLRMGAEHLPRAPFLQQVRSAVQAPGREGAWTRLVGRVPAADFAGE from the coding sequence ATGACCCGTCAGTTGCCCTGGCGCCTGGCCGATGCGCCGGATGCCCCCTTCCCGCCGGCAGAGACAGCGCTGCGCCAACCCGATGGCCTGCTTGCGGTGGGCGGCGACCTGCACCCGCTGCGCCTGCTCAATGCCTATGCCGGCGGCATCTTTCCGTGGTTCAGTGAAGGCGAGCCGATCCTGTGGTGGTCGCCGGACCCGCGCATGGTGTTCCGTACCGACGGCGTGCACCTGAGCAGCAGGTTCCGCCGGCAGCTGCGCGGCAACTGCTGGGAAGTGACCGCCGATACCGCCTTCAGCCAGGTGATGCGCGCCTGCGCCAGCGCGCCCCGCCCCGGCCAGGACGGCACCTGGATCAGCCCGGCGATGGTGGATGCCTACAGCCAGCTGCACGACCTGGGTTTCGCACATTCCTTCGAGGTATGGGATCGGCAGACGCTGGTTGGCGGCATCTATGGTGTGGCCATCGGCACGATGTTCTTTGGTGAAAGCATGTTCAGTGGCGAAAGTGGCGGCTCCAAGGTGGCGCTGGCCGCACTGGCACGCACGCTTCACGGCTGGGGTTGGCCACTGATCGATGCGCAGGTGGAAAATCCGCATCTGCTGCGCATGGGCGCCGAGCACCTGCCGCGTGCGCCGTTTCTGCAGCAGGTCCGCAGCGCGGTACAGGCGCCGGGCCGGGAAGGCGCCTGGACCCGGCTCGTCGGGCGCGTGCCAGCAGCGGATTTTGCCGGGGAATAA